The Candidatus Melainabacteria bacterium RIFOXYA2_FULL_32_9 DNA segment ACAGTGAAAAAAATCATTAAGGATTTTGATAAAAAATCCGTTATGATTTTTGTAGGTAACATAGTCACATTATTAAGTCCTCAATTATTTCAATGTGTACTTATATTTGTGCCTTTGGCACTTCCTGTAACCAACCATTAATCGAGTAATAATATATTGAAGGATGTACTAACTATGACAAATCGTCGCTGGTATGATCAAGATCCGCTTTTAAAAGAAGCAATGGAATTATTGAGTTTATCTTCTGAAGAAGAAAAAGGACAAGCTGCAGATTTTATTATGAAGTTGAAAGAGCAGGTTGCAGCTGAAGTTATTGAAAGAGTTTATGAATCTGTGTCAAAATATTTTATGAAAGGTAATAGATGGTACGATAGAGACCCTGTTATGATAAAAGCAATGGAATTACTTAGGGTAGCTCCTTCCCATATACAAATAGCTGCTGCTAAAAAACTTTTAAATGCGCTTAGTCGTGGCGAAATGAGTGAATTAGTAAATGAAATCAAACAAAAAGAAGAAAATAACGATTAAATGGTAAGATCAAAACTAAAAGACGTTCAAAACCAAAAGGATCATAGGGGTATAGATATCCAAAAAGTTGGTGTCCGAAATGTTGAAGTTCCTCTTAATATCCTAAGAAAAAATGATAAAGAGCAAATTGTAAGTGCAAAAGCTACTATGAGTGTTTCTTTACCAAAAGATTATAAAGGCACTCATATGTCCAGGTTTATTGAAATTCTTAGTGAATGGGGCCAGAGAAATCTGCTTGGTGTAGATTTAAAAGGTTGTTTAGTTGAGATTACAGATAAACTTGACGCAGAAAGCGCAGAATTAAAGTTCAATTTTAAATATTTTATTGATAAAAGAGCTCCTGTAAGTGAGCTTGTCTGCCCAATGGGATATGATTGCTCCTTTGAGGGAATATTAAAAAATAAAGAAGATTATACTTTTATTTTAGGGGTAAATGTTCCCGTAACTACTTTGTGTCCTTGCAGTAAAGAAATTTCCGAATATGGTGCTCATAATCAGAGAACTTTTGTAAAAGTACGTATAAGCTATGATGTTAATTCTATTGTCTGGATTGAGGATCTTGTTGAATTAATTGAAAAATGTGGCAGCAGTCCTGTATATCCTCTTTTGAAGAGAGAAGATGAGAAGTTCGTAACTGAGCTTGCATATAATAATCCAAAATTTGTAGAAGATGTTCTCAGAGATGTGGTTTCAAAGATTAAAAATATCAAAGAAATTCATTGGTTCGAAGTAGATTGTGAAGCGCATGAAAGTATTCACAATCATTCTGCCTGGGCATATCAGGAAGAATTTGTGGCTTCTTAAGAGGCTTTATCTGGTTTATCTTTTTGATTCCCATCTAGAAAGTGTTGAAATGTACTAATAATCATGCATATACATGATTAATTTTTGGTTGTTTTTACATGGCTTGAGTATTAACTTATTTTACAAAAAAGCAATTTTTTCGTGAAGAAATTTTTTTTATATATATAGCAAGTTTAATGGTTCGAAAAAGCTTTTATAAAATGAGGGTGTTTCTATGACTTTTCATTTTCGTACAGATTCTAGCTTCTTTTTAAGAGAAGTTTCTGAAAGAAAATTACGTAGATTG contains these protein-coding regions:
- a CDS encoding GTP cyclohydrolase; translated protein: MVRSKLKDVQNQKDHRGIDIQKVGVRNVEVPLNILRKNDKEQIVSAKATMSVSLPKDYKGTHMSRFIEILSEWGQRNLLGVDLKGCLVEITDKLDAESAELKFNFKYFIDKRAPVSELVCPMGYDCSFEGILKNKEDYTFILGVNVPVTTLCPCSKEISEYGAHNQRTFVKVRISYDVNSIVWIEDLVELIEKCGSSPVYPLLKREDEKFVTELAYNNPKFVEDVLRDVVSKIKNIKEIHWFEVDCEAHESIHNHSAWAYQEEFVAS